In Ovis canadensis isolate MfBH-ARS-UI-01 breed Bighorn chromosome 11, ARS-UI_OviCan_v2, whole genome shotgun sequence, one genomic interval encodes:
- the KRT26 gene encoding keratin, type I cytoskeletal 26, giving the protein MSFRLSGGSRRLCSQAGTGQLTGGRTGFRAGNVCSGLGAGSSFSGPLGSVSSKGSFSHGGGGLGSDVCTGFLENEHGLLPGNEKVTLQNLNDRLASYLDHVCTLEEANADLEQKIKGWYEKYGPGSGRQLAHDYSKYFSVTEDLKRQIISVTTCNASIVLQNENARLTADDFRLKCENELALHQSVEADINGLHRVMDELTLCTSDLEMQCEALSEELTYLQKTHQEEMKVMQGAAGGNVNVEINAAPGVDLTVLLNNMRAEYEDLAEQNREDAEAWFNEKSASLHQQISDDAGAAMAARNELMELKRNLQTLEIELQSLLAMKHSYECSLAETESNYCHQLQQIQEQIGAMEDQLQQIRMETEGQKLEHERLLDVKIFLEKEIEMYCKLIDGEGRKSKSTCYKSEGRGPKNSENQVKDSKEEAVVKTVVGELDQLGSVLSLRVHSVEEKSSKISNITMEQRLPSKVP; this is encoded by the exons ATGTCTTTTCGACTTTCTGGTGGATCCAGGCGGCTCTGCTCTCAAGCTGGCACTGGTCAGCTAACTGGTGGAAGGACAGGCTTCAGGGCTGGAAATGTATGCAGTGGGTTGGGAGCAGGAAGCAGCTTCTCTGGCCCTCTTGGAAGCGTTTCTTCTAAAGGAAGTTTCTCTCATGGTGGTGGAGGGTTGGGAAGTGATGTCTGTACTGGTTTTCTTGAAAATGAGCATGGCCTCCTCCCTGGGAATGAAAAGGTAACACTGCAGAACCTCAATGACCGCCTGGCATCCTATCTGGACCACGTGTGTACTCTGGAGGAGGCCAACGCTGACCTCGAGCAGAAAATCAAGGGCTGGTATGAGAAATATGGGCCTGGTTCTGGCCGGCAGCTTGCTCATGACTATAGTAAATACTTCTCAGTCACTGAAGATCTCAAAAGGCAG ATTATTTCTGTGACTACCTGTAATGCCAGCATTGttctacaaaatgaaaatgccAGACTGACCGCTGATGACTTCAGGCTGAA GTGTGAAAATGAGCTTGCTCTCCACCAGAGTGTTGAGGCTGACATCAACGGTCTTCACAGAGTTATGGATGAGCTGACTCTTTGTACAAGTGACCTGGAGATGCAGTGTGAAGCACTCAGTGAGGAACTGACATACCTCCAAAAAACTCACCAGGAG GAAATGAAAGTCATGCAGGGTGCAGCCGGGGGGAACGTGAATGTGGAAATAAATGCAGCCCCAGGAGTGGACCTCACTGTTCTGTTGAACAACATGAGGGCTGAGTACGAGGACTTGGCGGAACAGAACCGTGAAGATGCCGAGGCCTGGTTTAACGAGAAG AGCGCATCGCTGCATCAGCAGATTTCTGACGATGCGGGAGCGGCTATGGCAGCCAGAAATGAGCTGATGGAACTGAAGCGCAACCTGCAAACCTTGGAAATAGAACTTCAGTCCCTCCTGGCCATG AAACATTCCTACGAATGCTCCTTGGCTGAGACTGAAAGCAATTACTGCCATCAGCTCCAGCAAATCCAAGAGCAGATTGGAGCAATGGAGGACCAACTCCAGCAGATTCGGATGGAAACAGAAGGCCAGAAGCTTGAGCACGAAAGGCTTCTCGatgtcaaaatatttttagaaaaagaaattgaaatgtaTTGCAAATTAATAGATGGGGAAGGAAG aaaaagcaagtcCACATGTTACAAATCAGAAGGGCGTGGGCCCAAAAATTCTGAAAATCAAGTCAAAG actcAAAAGAAGAAGCTGTTGTCAAAACAGTGGTTGGGGAACTTGATCAGCTTGGCAGTGTCCTCTCACTAAGGGTCCACTCGGTTGAagaaaaatcctcaaaaataaGCAACATTACAATGGAGCAACGACTGCCTTCTAAAGTCCCTTAA
- the KRT25 gene encoding keratin, type I cytoskeletal 25, with protein sequence MSLRLPSGSRRAGPRPTTGSLRLSGAGASFGAGNACSMPGIGSSFSCAFGSSSSGGNALGGNPCAGFTMNEGGLLSGNEKVTMQNLNDRLASYLENVRALEEANADLEQKIKGWYEKFGPGSCRGLDHDYSRYFPIIEDLKNQIIASTTSNANAVLQIDNARLTADDFRLKYENELALHQSVESDVNGLRRVLDEITLCRTDLEIQYETLSEELTYLKKNHKEEMQVLQCAAGGNVNVEMNAAPGVDLTVLLNNMRAEYEALAEQNRRDAEAWFNEKSASLQQQITEDVGATTSARNELTEMKRNLQTLEIELQSLLATKHSLECSLTETEGNYCAQLAQIQAQIGALEEQLHQVRTETEGQKLEYEQLLDIKVHLEKEIETYCLLIGGEDGACKSGGYKSKDYAAGNMGNQMKDPIKAIVVKKVLEEVDQRSKILTTRLHSLEEKSQSN encoded by the exons ATGTCTCTTCGACTTCCCAGTGGATCCAGGAGGGCCGGTCCCCGTCCCACCACGGGCTCACTCAGGCTCTCCGGGGCAGGAGCCAGCTTCGGAGCTGGCAATGCTTGCAGCATGCCTGGAATTGGAAGCAGTTTCTCATGTGCCTTTGGGAGCAGCTCATCAGGAGGAAACGCCCTGGGGGGCAATCCCTGTGCTGGCTTTACTATGAATGAGGGGGGCCTCCTTTCTGGCAATGAGAAGGTGACCATGCAGAATCTCAATGACCGCCTCGCATCCTACCTGGAGAATGTCcgtgccctggaggaggccaacGCTGACCTGGAGCAGAAGATCAAGGGCTGGTATGAGAAATTCGGGCCCGGTTCTTGCCGTGGTCTTGATCATGACTATAGTAGATATTTCCCGATAATCGAGGATCTTAAAAACCAG ATCATTGCTTCCACCACCAGCAATGCCAATGCTGTTCTGCAGATCGATAATGCCAGGCTGACTGCTGATGATTTCAGACTCAA GTATGaaaatgagctggctcttcatcaGAGCGTAGAGAGCGATGTCAATGGGCTTCGCAGAGTTCTGGATGAAATCACCCTCTGCAGAACAGACCTGGAGATTCAGTATGAAACCctgagtgaagagctgacttacctCAAAAAGAACCATAAAGAG gaaatgcaggttctgcAGTGCGCGGCCGGAGGCAACGTGAACGTGGAGATGAACGCAGCGCCCGGCGTGGACCTCACGGTTCTGCTGAACAATATGAGAGCCGAGTACGAAGCCCTGGCCGAGCAGAACCGCAGGGACGCTGAGGCTTGGTTCAACGAAAAG AGCGCTTCGCTGCAACAGCAGATCACTGAGGATGTGGGAGCCACCACCTCAGCCAGGAATGAGCTGACAGAGATGAAGCGCAACCTCCAAACACTGGAAATTGAACTTCAGTCTCTCCTAGCCACG AAACACTCCCTGGAGTGCTCCTTGACAGAGACGGAGGGCAACTACTGTGCACAGCTGGCCCAGATCCAGGCTCAGATCGGGGCCCTGGAGGAGCAGCTGCACCAAGTCAGGACCGAGACCGAGGGCCAGAAACTGGAGTATGAACAGCTCCTGGACATCAAGGTCCACCTGGAAAAAGAAATCGAGACCTACTGTCTCCTCATTGGTGGAGAGGATGG GGCTTGCAAGTCTGGAGGTTACAAATCTAAAGACTATGCAGCTGGAAATATGGGAAACCAAATGAAAG atcCAATCAAAGCCATTGTGGTTAAGAAAGTCCTTGAGGAGGTAGACCAGCGCAGCAAAATACTTACCACCAGGCTCCACTCCCTGGAAGAGAAATCTCAAAGCAATTAA